A genomic segment from Petrotoga sp. 9PWA.NaAc.5.4 encodes:
- a CDS encoding ferritin: MKLDERMLKSLNEQINKEIYSAYLYFSMASYFDSINLKGFAKWMKSQVKEELNHAHKIYDYIYDKGGVVELEAIQAPKNSWESPLEAFKDAYEHEIFVTESIYKLVDLSKELNDHSTYNFLQWYVAEQVEEEAQTKNIVDALEFIKDEKTALFMLDMELGKRE, encoded by the coding sequence ATGAAATTGGATGAAAGAATGCTAAAAAGTTTAAACGAACAAATAAACAAAGAGATATATTCTGCTTATCTTTATTTTTCCATGGCTTCTTATTTTGATTCAATAAATTTAAAAGGTTTTGCAAAATGGATGAAATCGCAGGTAAAGGAAGAATTGAATCATGCCCATAAAATTTACGATTATATTTATGACAAAGGTGGAGTCGTTGAATTAGAAGCTATTCAAGCTCCAAAAAATAGCTGGGAAAGTCCTTTGGAAGCATTTAAAGATGCCTATGAACATGAGATTTTTGTAACAGAATCCATTTATAAGCTTGTAGACCTTTCAAAAGAGTTAAATGATCATTCTACATACAATTTCTTACAATGGTATGTAGCTGAACAGGTAGAAGAAGAAGCTCAAACCAAAAATATAGTTGATGCTTTAGAATTTATTAAAGATGAAAAAACAGCATTATTTATGCTTGATATGGAACTTGGAAAAAGAGAGTAG
- a CDS encoding HAMP domain-containing protein, with protein sequence MDKTIKDYSKMRWFNKFGNKIGLILILLALIPTIFLVTYMVLFVQNRSVESEMKVLESINKLNHEYFLQIEEYNKMVQEQLNLYNAYLLEQIDKIESDISKQIEESYIKSFDDSLRTLAIIFNNFLNSEKTSLEKTGKLIASEATIKEKAASKTISLIERYGLLEPFVTTQEYNGIQLWITYPPETPGSGIEINFNNNTYKVQKKAETYLKGYEYTKDVKIEDFLKKNFEEILKMGYLTPVVTTKTFDSIPFFIGIFPVADPIATNTVNGFLVILEEFENQKLLEISNLLNAQLTIFDQNYNVLYSKFPKEEVFLDKNKLNQQFITENIINKSMRSYYTGINEFDGIYVQISKDYEEVETSINIPLETSFELPSLSVQEIDVDIDLGLNEIIKNIIVILIILIIVIIIFSYMFGKSFGDRISNLTSNVKKMSKGDLTVDFESKSKDEIGQMANALSEMSKELRKSMSSIKEASEKVDNASIKLTKASQESRNNSEELKTQMDTIQAYAEETTGKVEEVT encoded by the coding sequence ATGGATAAAACTATTAAAGATTATTCAAAGATGAGATGGTTTAACAAGTTTGGTAATAAAATAGGGTTGATACTTATTTTGCTTGCTTTAATTCCTACCATTTTTTTAGTAACTTATATGGTTTTATTTGTTCAAAATCGTTCTGTGGAAAGCGAAATGAAAGTTTTAGAATCTATAAACAAACTCAACCACGAATATTTTCTACAAATAGAAGAATATAATAAAATGGTTCAAGAACAGCTTAATCTTTATAATGCTTATTTATTAGAACAAATAGATAAAATTGAATCCGATATCTCTAAACAAATAGAAGAAAGCTACATAAAATCTTTTGATGATTCGCTAAGAACATTGGCTATAATATTTAACAATTTTTTAAATTCAGAAAAAACTTCATTAGAAAAAACCGGAAAGTTAATAGCTTCAGAAGCTACTATTAAAGAAAAGGCAGCTTCTAAAACAATTTCTTTGATAGAAAGGTATGGTTTGCTTGAACCATTTGTTACTACCCAAGAATATAACGGTATACAACTTTGGATTACATATCCTCCAGAAACCCCCGGCTCTGGGATAGAAATCAATTTTAATAATAATACTTACAAGGTACAAAAGAAAGCCGAAACATATTTAAAAGGATACGAATACACAAAAGACGTGAAAATTGAAGACTTCCTTAAAAAAAACTTTGAAGAAATTTTAAAAATGGGATATCTAACACCTGTTGTAACAACAAAAACTTTTGATTCTATCCCCTTTTTCATAGGTATTTTTCCAGTTGCGGATCCAATTGCAACCAATACAGTTAATGGTTTTCTTGTTATTTTAGAAGAATTTGAAAACCAAAAGTTATTGGAAATTTCCAATTTACTAAATGCACAACTCACGATTTTTGACCAAAATTATAATGTTTTGTATTCTAAATTCCCTAAAGAAGAAGTCTTTTTGGATAAAAACAAGCTTAATCAACAATTTATTACTGAAAATATTATAAATAAGTCAATGAGAAGTTATTATACAGGGATAAATGAATTTGATGGTATTTATGTACAAATAAGTAAAGATTATGAAGAAGTTGAAACATCTATAAATATACCTTTAGAAACTTCCTTTGAACTTCCTTCTTTATCTGTTCAAGAAATAGACGTTGATATAGACTTAGGTCTAAACGAAATAATCAAAAATATAATAGTTATTTTAATCATATTAATAATTGTGATCATAATATTCTCTTATATGTTTGGAAAGAGTTTTGGAGATAGGATTAGTAATTTGACTTCTAACGTTAAAAAGATGTCAAAAGGAGATCTAACAGTAGACTTTGAAAGCAAAAGCAAAGATGAGATAGGACAGATGGCGAATGCACTATCAGAGATGAGCAAAGAATTAAGAAAATCGATGAGTTCAATAAAAGAAGCATCAGAAAAAGTAGATAACGCATCCATAAAACTAACAAAAGCATCCCAAGAAAGCAGGAATAATTCTGAAGAGTTAAAGACACAAATGGATACGATACAGGCATATGCAGAAGAAACAACAGGAAAAGTAGAAGAAGTAACA